The following proteins are co-located in the Oenanthe melanoleuca isolate GR-GAL-2019-014 chromosome 4, OMel1.0, whole genome shotgun sequence genome:
- the LOC130252373 gene encoding inositol 1,4,5-trisphosphate receptor-interacting protein-like 1, which translates to MAAAVGFLMAALAALPRLTHDPQADPAAAQRMQQRNHFLRQQMTQLWQEVEQIRSLEGALVHYVFNNWLVWATAAMLAEACWLAWQRKLAFISKDNKGGQDFNRAREGARLLAEHSQIPVQELPEPCRNLKQLVRDLLYISREFSRRTFMPAIYPDRGMDSSHEFWGTFENRIFYQLLVFLRPPPGHSFVLEQDTVRQHPERRSDIRVVLQCTCSMEQEMGYSLCFVHRRGNEMLQDHGSPVLETLCTGFFLNVEYISSWVQSLLHSAWLRLPQWPRRRLTMLPCSRSCKFLGAKATV; encoded by the exons ATGGCTGCGGCCGTCGGGTTCCTCATGGCTGCgctggctgccctgcccaggctgacGCACGACCCGCAGGCCGACCCGGCCGCGGCACAGCGCATGCAGCAGCGCAACCACTTCCTTCGCCAGCAGATGAcacagctgtggcaggaggtgGAGCAGATCAGGTCCCTGGAAGGAGCCCTTGTCCATTATGTGTTTAACAACTGGCTGGTTTGGGCCACTGCGGCCATGCTCGCCGAGGCCTGCTGGCTGGCCTGGCAAAGGAAGCTTGCCTTCATCAGCAAGGATAACAAGGGGGGGCAGGACTTCAACAGGGCACGCGAAGGTGCCAGGCTTTTGGCTGAACACAGCCAAATaccagtgcaggagctgcctgagccctgcaggaatCTGAAGCAGCTGGTGCGTGACCTCCTGTATATCAGCCGAGAGTTTTCCAGGAGGACTTTCATGCCAGCCATTTACCCAGACAGAGGAATGGACAGCAGCCATGAGTTCTGGGGCACCTTTGAGAATAGAATCTTCTACCAGCTGCTCGTGTTCCTGCGGCCACCCCCCGGCCACTCGTTCGTCCTGGAGCAGGACACGGTGAGGCAGCACCCGGAGAGGCGCTCTGACATCCGCGTGGTGCTGCAGTGCACGTGCTCCATGGAGCAGGAGATGGGATATTCCCTGTGCTTTGTCCATCGCCGGGGCAACGAGATGCTGCAGGACCACGGCTCACCTGTCCTCGAAACCCTCTGCACAGGCTTCTTCCTAAACGTGGAGTACATCTCCAGCTGggtgcagagcctgctgcaCTCAGCCTGGCTGCGTTTGCCGCAGTGGCCGCGCCGGCGCCTGACGATGCTGCCCTGCTCCCGCTCCTGCAAGTTCCTG GGAGCCAAAGCAACAGTCTAA